The Paenibacillus amylolyticus genome contains the following window.
GAGTGATTTAAGAAGGGGGCGAGATCGGGTTTATATGAAGTGATGACTCTACTCTATATGCACGCAGACATAACATTTCATGGATGATGGACATGCCCGCATAGCAGAGATAGCGATGTGAGACGGAAGTGTCAGTTGTTATACATTATAATGTAAGCGCTTTATAAAATGGATTCCAAGGAGGGATTTACTTATGACCCAACGTAGTTTAAGAAAGGCATTTGGCCTGTTTTTAATGGTCGTTATGATCGCAACAGCTGCTGTATACCCTGCATCTACCGGACACGCAGCAACGATATATGTTACCGACAACGGCTCCAGAATTGAAGTGAATACCGGTTCAGGGTTAGTCTATGTGGTGAACAAAACCAATGGGGATATCATTTCGGCCAAAATGAACGGTACGGAGCTGAACAGCAACCGAGGGTCGCATATCGGTTCAGGGTTGGGTTCATCCGCCAACGTGACTTGGAATACTTCTCCTTCTGGATCAACCGTGTTAATCACGGTATCTACAAGCACGCTAACTCACTATTATGCTTCGCGTGGTGGTGAGAACATCATATACATGGCAACGCATATCACCGCTCAACCTTCGATCGGAGAGTTACGCTATATTTTCCGCGGTAATGGCAGTGTCCTGACAGGTGTTCCGGCGAATTCCAACAACCGCGGTAACACTGGAGCGATTGAAAGTCAGGATGTGTTCGGGTTTGCCAATGGACAGTCGGCCTCCAAATATTATGGTAATGATCAGGCCAAAGATTTATCCGTTCGTGGAGTTACGGGTAATGGCGTCGGTGTATTTATGGCCTACGGCAATCGGGAGAAAAGCTCCGGCGGTCCATTCTTCCGTGATATTCAGTTCCAAAGTGGAACGGAGACAGAAGTATATAATTATATGAACTCGGGACATGCGCAGACGGAGAATTGGCGCCTGGGTCTGCATGGGCCGTACGCTTTGATCTTCACCACAGGTGGTACGCCAAGTGTACCCGACTTCAGCTGGATGTCTGGTCTGAACCTGCAGGGTTGGGTATCCAGCCGAGGGAACGTGGTGCTTAATGGTCTCTCCGGAATGGATACCGGTTATGCATATACCATTGGGTACGCCAATAGCAATGCCCAGTATTGGGTAGGTACTTCTTCAAGTGGGGCAGCTGCCAAATACAGCATGATCCCAGGAACATACACCATGACAGCCTATAAGGGAGAACTGGCGGTATATTCAGAAACGGTTAATGTCACGGCAGGCCAAACGACGACACTGAATACACGTACGATCAACAATGATCCGAGTAAAGCCTCCAGCATCTGGCGAATTGGTAACTGGGACGGTACACCACGGGAGTTCCTGAATGGACAGACCATTCCGATCCGTCACCCGTCCGATAGTCGCAATCCAAGCTGGGGGCCTGTCACATATGCTACCGGCAGCGCGACCAATCGATTCCCGGCCATCCAGTTCCGTGGACAGAATTCACCAACCACAATAACGTTTAACTTGAACGCATCTCAAGCGGCATCTGCTCATACGCTCAACATCGGGATTACCGCAGCCTACAATAATGGTAGACCGAGTGTAACGGTTAATGGACATGCATTGTCTAACCCAGCCGCGTCTTCACAGCCCAATTCTCGCAGCTTCACCATTGGTACGTATCGTGGCAACAACACAACCTTCAGCTGGAATGTTCCGGCATCTTACTTCGTCAATGGTTCCAACACAATCACGATCACACCGATCAGCGGTTCCAGTGATTTGGGGAACTGGTTAAGTGCAGGTTGGGTCTACGATTGTGTTGAGTTGCTGAATTGAGTTAAACATGTAATCTAGTGGAAAGAATAAAGGAGGTAATCTGCCGGGTTTTCTTAACCGGGTTCAGGTTACCTTTTTTAGCTTGCTTTGGTGGAGATGGTGATCTCAATAGTGGTATAATTTTCAATACGTAATCATGAGTGAATGAACGGGGAGGCCAAAGGAATGAGAGACGATCTGTTGGTTCAATTGCAAGAGTGGCATGAAGAAGATGAATTTCAGGAAATTGTAGATGCAATTCAAGCGATTCCTGTGGAGGAAAGGGATTATGAGCTGGTTAACCATCTGGGACGAGCGCTGAATAACCTGGAACGGTATGATGAAGCGGTTGAACAATTCCTGACGGTTGCCAAAGAGGGCACAGGCGACCCACTCTGGCATTACCGCATTGGACTGGCTTATTACTATCTGGAGCAATATGCGCATGCGCTGCAAGCATTCGAAAGAGCGGATGAATTGGACCCTGAGGATGAAGATACGCTGGAGTTTCTGGAATGGATTCGAAGCAAAATGGAGGAGGAATCCTCAGCGGAATCGGTAGAGGAATCCGTAGATGAGTCGGTGAGCACCCACCCATCTGTCTCCGAGATCTCAACCGCACCTTTTAGTGTTAGCCATCTGGAACCAACGGGTTTCTGGAATGACAGTGCTGAAGCCGTGGACCAATATGTGCTGGCCCCGCCTACCGATGGACAGATCGAGTCTGTAGAAGAGCAATTGGTGTTCAAGTCTGCCGACTTCCTACATTAACATGATGAAATTACATAATGGTGGTGTTCCCCACTATCGATATTATCCTGTTAGCCAAGCGGAGACTGCCAAGAAGGTCCGCG
Protein-coding sequences here:
- a CDS encoding rhamnogalacturonan lyase B N-terminal domain-containing protein — protein: MTQRSLRKAFGLFLMVVMIATAAVYPASTGHAATIYVTDNGSRIEVNTGSGLVYVVNKTNGDIISAKMNGTELNSNRGSHIGSGLGSSANVTWNTSPSGSTVLITVSTSTLTHYYASRGGENIIYMATHITAQPSIGELRYIFRGNGSVLTGVPANSNNRGNTGAIESQDVFGFANGQSASKYYGNDQAKDLSVRGVTGNGVGVFMAYGNREKSSGGPFFRDIQFQSGTETEVYNYMNSGHAQTENWRLGLHGPYALIFTTGGTPSVPDFSWMSGLNLQGWVSSRGNVVLNGLSGMDTGYAYTIGYANSNAQYWVGTSSSGAAAKYSMIPGTYTMTAYKGELAVYSETVNVTAGQTTTLNTRTINNDPSKASSIWRIGNWDGTPREFLNGQTIPIRHPSDSRNPSWGPVTYATGSATNRFPAIQFRGQNSPTTITFNLNASQAASAHTLNIGITAAYNNGRPSVTVNGHALSNPAASSQPNSRSFTIGTYRGNNTTFSWNVPASYFVNGSNTITITPISGSSDLGNWLSAGWVYDCVELLN
- a CDS encoding tetratricopeptide repeat protein, translated to MRDDLLVQLQEWHEEDEFQEIVDAIQAIPVEERDYELVNHLGRALNNLERYDEAVEQFLTVAKEGTGDPLWHYRIGLAYYYLEQYAHALQAFERADELDPEDEDTLEFLEWIRSKMEEESSAESVEESVDESVSTHPSVSEISTAPFSVSHLEPTGFWNDSAEAVDQYVLAPPTDGQIESVEEQLVFKSADFLH